From the Drosophila simulans strain w501 chromosome 2L, Prin_Dsim_3.1, whole genome shotgun sequence genome, the window CTGGCATCGTATATAGCTAGAATCAAGATAACGAATTCAAATTGGAATTGTAGTTGACAATTGTGAAAAGCCCCTTTCCTAGAGAGTTTCACATTTAATTAGGAGTTTTAGAAAGTGATTTATCCTCACCATGGCCGATGAAAAGAAAGCcaagaaaacgaaaaagtCCACCGAATCGACCACACCCAGTGCCACTGAGGAAGCAGCTCCAGCCGAAGCTGCTCCGCCAGCAGAGGCTGCAGAAGCTGCTCCTCAGCCCGAACCGACCGCCGTCGAACCACCACCAAATCCCCAGCCAGCTGAGGAGATCAGCTCCGGCAACAACCCTTCTAACCCATCAAATGCCTCTAATGACTTACAGCGTCTGGAGGAGAAGGCCAAGAAGGCTGAGGAACTGCACGCCGCTGAAGTGAAAGTGCGCAAGGAGCTGGAGGCCCTCAACGCCAAGCTGTTGGCTGAGAAGACCGCTCTGCTGGACTCCCTGTCCGGCGAGAAGGGTGCCCTGCAGGACTACCAGGAGCGCAACGCCAAGTTGACCGCCCAGAAGAACGACCTCGAGAACCAGCTGCGCGTAAGTATCCCATTAATCCCATACACTAAATCCCATTTATGCGATGGCATAAATCCAAGTGCCACGAAAGCGGAAAACGCGAAATTGATCAGAGGCAATCGAGCATGAAAGTTGCTCGGCTATTTCTGGGCACTGGCGCACTTGGCTAAATTTAGGAGTGACCGATCGCCTACTTACTCACCCACTTAACACGCCCACACAATTTTGTTCAATTCCAATAGGATATCCAAGAGCGCCTGACTCAGGAGGAGGATGCCCGCAACCAGCTGTtccagcagaagaagaaggcCGACCAGGAGATCTCTGGCCTGAAGAAGGACATCGAGGATCTGGAATTGAACGTCCAGAAGGCCGAGCAGGACAAGGCCACCAAGGATCACCAGATCCGCAACTTGAACGACGAGATCGCCCACCAGGATGAGCTCATCAACAAGTTGAACAAGGAGAAGAAGATGCAGGGCGAGACCAACCAGAAGACCGGTGAGGAGCTCCAGGCTGCCGAGGACAAGATCAACCACTTGAACAAGGTTAAGGCCAAGCTCGAGCAGACCCTCGATGAACTGGAGGATTCGCTGGAGCGCGAGAAGAAGGTGCGCGGCGATGTTGAGAAGTCCAAGCGCAAGGTTGAGGGCGACCTCAAGCTCACCCAGGAGGCTGTTGCCGATCTGGAGCGCAACAAGAAGGAGCTCGAGCAGACCATCCAGCGCAAGGACAAGGAGCTGTCCTCCATCACCGCCAAGCTCGAGGACGAGCAGGTCGTTGTTCTGAAGCACCAGCGCCAGATCAAGGAACTGCAGGCCCGCATCGAGGAGCTCGAGGAAGAGGTCGAGGCTGAGCGCCAGGCCCGCGCCAAGGCTGAGAAGCAGCGCGCCGATCTGGCCCGCGAACTCGAGGAATTGGGCGAGCGTCTGGAGGAGGCTGGCGGTGCCACCTCTGCCCAGATTGAGCTCAACAAGAAGCGTGAGGCTGAGTTGAGCAAACTGCGTCGCGATCTTGAGGAGGCCAACATCCAGCACGAGTCCACCCTGGCTAACCTGCGCAAGAAGCACAACGATGCCGTCGCCGAGATGGCCGAGCAGGTTGACCAGCTCAACAAGCTGAAGGCTAAGTAAGTATTGCGGATATTTTTAGACTTCTGGCTAGCTTTTTCAGGTGCCAACGCTATCGAGATAGAGAGATCTTGAAGGATCTACAGTCTAGTCTTCTTTCGAAGAGCTTTGGTTGCCGAACCCAACATAATAGATATTTTGCTCTTTTTACCTATTTGCTAATCCAGGGCTGAACACGATCGCCAGACTTGCCACAACGAGCTGAATCAGACTCGTACCGCCTGCGATCAGCTGGGTCGCGATAAGGTAATATGTCGTGATAACTGGCGCCCGAGCAGGGACGTCCAGCGATCCATACATATACAGAATCACACTGAACACAGCATGTTCCaaccaacaaataaaaatgctacCACACAACTACGTACAAACGAACTACGTCTGTGTGTccctctatctctctctctctctgtctaaTGAAATTGAAGGTTATTTGAAAAGGTTCAACGCAAGGAAAGCAATTCGCTCGCTTCTCGCCTCTGtatctgtctctgtctctgtctctgtctttATCCCCCACAAAACATGAACTAACCCGTGAAATACGAACCTCTGTGTCTCTATCTATCTGTCTAAACCAGGGCTGAGAAGGAGAAGAACGAGTACTACGGCCAGTTGAACGATCTGCGCGCCGGTGTCGACCACATTACCAACGAGAAGGTATTGAATTTGATCTCTACATATATTATTGCTCTCACCGCGATGCTGTAAATTTATATGCTGAAAGTTCTAGTTTAGCCACGTCTACATCTGTGTATAGTATCAACGTAGTTGCAACGCAACCACACCGAAACTCCAAAAGAAAATTCGATTATGTAAAAACTAAAACGACCCACCACCACTAAAGTAATATCCAAGCTTGATCTACTAAACCCCAAATGCCTTGTACAGCACTTGACACGAAACCAAAATGCCACACTTACAATCAATTATGAATGTTCCCAATCCCATCCTGAAACTAATGAACATCCATTGCTTAAATCACCAATAGGCTGCCCAGGAGAAGATCGccaagcagctgcagcacacCCTCAACGAGGTGCAGTCGAAACTGGATGAGACCAACAGGACTCTGAACGACTTCGATGCCAGCAAGAAGAAGCTGTCCATTGAGAACTCCGATCTGCTCCGCCAGCTGGAGGAGGCCGAGTCCCAGGTGTCTCAGCTGTCCAAGATCAAGATCTCTCTGACCACCCAGTTGGAGGACACCAAGCGTCTGGCCGACGAGGAGTCGCGCGAGCGTGCCACCCTTTTGGGCAAGTTCCGCAACTTGGAGCACGACCTGGACAATCTGCGCGAGCAGGTTGAGGAGGAGGCTGAGGGCAAGGCCGATCTGCAGCGCCAGCTGAGCAAGGCCAACGCTGAGGCCCAGGTGTGGCGCAGCAAGTACGAGTCCGATGGCGTTGCCCGCTctgaggagctggaggaggccAAGAGGAAGCTGCAGGCCCGTTTGGCCGAGGCCGAGGAGACCATCGAGTCCCTCAACCAGAAGTGCATTGGCCTGGAGAAGACCAAGCAGCGTCTGTCCACCGAGGTGGAGGATCTGCAGCTGGAGGTCGACCGTGCCAACGCCATTGCCAACGCTGCCGAGAAGAAGCAGAAGGCCTTCGACAAGATCATCGGCGAGTGGAAACTCAAGGTCGACGATCTGGCTGCTGAGCTGGATGCCTCCCAGAAGGAGTGCCGCAACTACTCCACCGAGCTGTTCCGTCTTAAGGGCGCCTACGAGGAGGGCCAGGAGCAGTTGGAGGCTGTGCGTCGTGAGAACAAGAACCTGGCTGATGAGGTCAAGGATCTGCTCGACCAGATCGGTGAGGGTGGCCGCAACATCCATGAGATCGAGAAGGCCCGCAAGCGCCTGGAAGCCGAGAAGGACGAGCTCCAGGCTGCCCTCGAGGAGGCTGAGGCCGCTCTTGAGCAGGAGGAGAACAAGGTGCTCCGCGCTCAGCTTGAGCTGTCCCAGGTGCGCCAGGAGATCGACCGCCGCATccaggagaaggaggaggagttcgAGAACACCCGCAAGAACCACCAGCGTGCCCTCGACTCCATGCAGGCTTCCCTCGAAGCCGAGGCCAAGGGCAAGGCTGAGGCCCTGCGCATGAAGAAGAAGCTGGAGGCTGACATCAACGAGCTTGAGATTGCTCTGGATCACGCCAACAAGGTAGGTTCAACAACTGCTGCGTAGTCGAACCGAAATGACTAACCTTAATGCTTATCCTTTATTTTAGGCTAACGCCGAGGCCCAGAAGAACATCAAGCGttaccagcagcagctgaaggaCATCCAGACTGCCctcgaggaggagcagcgcgCCCGCGACGATGCCCGCGAACAGCTGGGTATCTCCGAGCGTCGTGCCAACGCCCTCCAGAACGAACTGGAGGAGTCTCGCACTCTGCTGGAGCAGGCCGACCGTGGCCGTCGCCAGGCCGAGCAGGAGCTGGCCGATGCCCACGAGCAGCTGAACGAAGTGTCCGCCCAGAACGCCTCCATCTCCGCTGCCAAGAGGAAGCTGGAGTCCGAGCTGCAGACCCTGCACTCCGACCTGGACGAACTCCTGAACGAAGCCAAGAACTCCGAGGAGAAGGCCAAGAAGGCTATGGTCGATGCCGCCCGCCTGGCCGATGAGCTCCGCGCTGAGCAGGATCATGCCCAGACCCAGGAGAAATTGAGGAAGGCCCTCGAGCAGCAGATCAAGGAGCTGCAGGTCCGTCTGGACGAGGCTGAGGCCAACGCCCTCAAGGGAGGCAAGAAGGCCATTCAGAAGCTTGAGCAGCGCGTCCGCGAGCTCGAGAACGAGCTGGATGGTGAGCAGAGGAGGCACGCCGATGCCCAGAAGAACCTGCGCAAGTCCGAGCGTCGCGTCAAGGAGCTGAGCTTCCAGTCCGAGGAGGACCGCAAGAACCACGAGCGCATGCAGGATCTGGTCGACAAGCTGCAACAGAAGATCAAGACATACAAGAGGCAGATCGAGGAGGCCGAGGAAATCGCCGCCctcaacttggccaaattCCGCAAGGCTCAGCAGGAGCTTGAGGAGGCCGAGGAGCGTGCCGATCTGGCCGAGCAGGCCATCAGCAAATTCCGCGCCAAGGGACGTGCCGGTTCTGTCGGTCGTGGTGCCAGCCCAGCGGTAAGTTATTGAACTATGGCATCAAATGCCTTCATCATCACAACCCTTTAGCCCCTAAGACCCCACAATGACCTTACCCACTCAgagaaaaaagtaaatatgaaAGCCCATTTGAACTTCTCTCAATCGAACACTTCTGAGCCCTCATTTTGCTGCATCAGCGCCTCACTCGCACTCACGTTATTTCTGGATCAGTTATTGAATAATGTGTATATTCTTCCCTTTCATATTGCGCGCGTATGCTCTGCTTCCTCTTACGAAAACAGATCTAAGCCTGAGGCATCACCATCGaataaaaaatctatataGCGATCCAATTATGGTTCATTTACGATAATGAGAGAACAAAACCATGCAAAGAGAATTATAGCTTATaagaattattataaaataaatactaataacaataatatagATGCATCACACGACATTCGCTAGCAgacaaaaatgtataaattagAGGCCACCCCAATCAGAAATCAATGGATCAATTCATCGAATACCAACCAAGAATGCGTTCATTTTGACAGAAAACCagacaaaaagccaaaaaaaaatattgcaaataaataagcaagcAACCAACTGCAGCACCAGGCTAAATCAATCGAAATGCTTTCTTTACCACTATTtacaaaaaagagaaaaaacaaTACTATTCTTCCactatattattataaactGTATTTGTACATGTGTACTGCAGCCGACAGCGTCAAAGGGCCGCAAGAGCGCGCTGCTGGAGCAGTAGAAACTTTCTTGAAACATTTGTAAGTGGACGTGTTCGTGCACGTCTTGACCCGTTCTTGTTGTGTCGGAACTCATCCCTCCCACTcccgcacacgcacaccagtCAGTCAATCAACCGCAGCTCATCTCGTTGTCTCGCTCACTCGTTCGTTGTCGTTGCTCATAGTATCCGTATCGTTTCGCTGTCGTACTCGTCAAGCGTTCTCGCTCCACTCTCATTCGACACAAGCAAGACACTCTATCTCTCGCTCGAAGAGCATTTACGTACCTCAGTTACCGTTCTTTCACCGCGTCACTCGCTGGCACTACAAAACGTGTTCAGAGAGTGCTAGGCGTACTCGTTATCGTTCTATCCCGTGCAGTCGATCCAACATGGCGACTTGTCCCTTACCCGGCATGTTTTAATAAAGTATTTATACTTAAACTAATTCTAATCAACTGATTTATCTCTCTTCCGCAGCCCCGTGCGACGTCCGTTAGGCCACAATTCGACGGATTGGCCTTCCCACCAAGATTCGACCTTGCTCCTGAAAACGAATTCTAAatgccatttcattttttaatttattttaaatgatatttcatAATGATTAtgtttatgattttaatttaatttcttaatttaaaaacaaaataataaaactataacaaaataaatatcgaAAACGACGGGAGGCAAACCACCAACAACGCCAGATGCACTtaggcaaaaaatgaaatcatatAACAACAATCGATCACCATCGATTAgcatacataatacataagtGATCAGTAACAGGCTATTGTGTAAGCGCGACATTTGCCATGGGGACACTGCTCGCTGGAcctgtatttgtatttgtatttatatatttttatacaactTTCGAAATGCATTCAACCAACTAACTATGAAAGAACCATCGACTCTCTCAACCGAACAACATGAGAATAATCGCGAATTGTGAGCCCCGTCAAAATGAAGGCCCCGCGGAAGTGTCCGCCGGTAAATGTCGCCCGCAGTTCGAATATTTTGCTCTATATGTACTCCCAATTTTGTTTGTCATGCAGACCAGACAAGACTTACGGACGACACGAGCTACACACTGCgcttatgtttatgtttaactCTGACTCTATCAAGCAGTGATAGGGAGATAAGATCATCACTTGACACTAAATGAAAAGTATacaaaaaaggaacaaaataaatgtaaatcaaTTTATGAAATGTGTATTATTTTCCGATGAAGAAATCATTCAACTGGGacatatttttcatatttactGACCATACCTGTTAAGAAATTGTCACAGGTCTTTTGTAAACTAATAAGATGTtgtagatatatttatttacttttacttaAGCCCCATACAAAATAAGTCCTACTTTCCCGCCCCAGGAGCCCTGGGATTGGGCTCGATGCGCAATAGTTGCTTGTGCTGGCCAATCATGTGCTCGATGTGGTTGCACTCGCGGAGATGACCCTTGAACTCATCGAGAGTCTGGTAAAGCACCGGATAGAGAGCGGGCAGGAGACCATGATCCAGGGTTGGGAAGAGATGGTGGAGCACATGGTCGCCAAAGTGGGTGAGCACCAGGAACTGCGACCACTTGAGATCACCGCGGTCAATAATCGTGTCCACCTGGAAGAGACCCCAGTCACGATCCTCACGATTGGCATCGCCCTCGTGATAGATTTCCGGATCGTGATGCGCCGCATTCAGACCAATCAAGCAGAAGCTAAAGCTGGCGATCGACGTCATCGCGAGCCACTGGCGCACGCAGATCCAAATGCCTAGAGCTCCCCCGGTACCCAGGTATATGGCAATGGGTATAGTCAGTGGCAGTAGGTCGTGCCAGTAGAGGATGTTGGTGTGGCGCAGCGAATAGAAAATACTGCaatatcaatcaatcaaaagaTCACTGATTAGACTTTGTTTACGATCACCGCCTCGATCACACACTCACCGTGTGCCAATTTGTATGAAGAAGGCGAGGGCATAGGCCACCGGCTCCGTGACCCAGGACACATAACGCATCAACTTGCTCTTGATGTGCGGATTGGGCACCCAGCACAG encodes:
- the LOC6732556 gene encoding myosin heavy chain, muscle isoform X1, with product MPKPVANQEDEDPTPYLFVSLEQRRIDQSKPYDSKKSCWIPDEKEGYLLGEIKATKGDIVSVGLQGGETRDLKKDLLQQVNPPKYEKAEDMSNLTYLNDASVLHNLRQRYYNKLIYTYSGLFCVAINPYKRYPVYTNRCAKMYRGKRRNEVPPHIFAISDGAYVDMLTNHVNQSMLITGESGAGKTENTKKVIAYFATVGASKKTDEAAKSKGSLEDQVVQTNPVLEAFGNAKTVRNDNSSRFGKFIRIHFGPTGKLAGADIETYLLEKARVISQQSLERSYHIFYQIMSGSVAGVKDMCFLSDNIYDYYNVSQGKVTVPNMDDGEEFQLADQAFDILGFTKQEKEDVYRITAAVMHMGGMKFKQRGREEQAEQDGEEEGGRVSKLFGCDTAELYKNLLKPRIKVGNEFVTQGRNVQQVTNSIGALCKGVFDRLFKWLVKKCNETLDTQQKRQHFIGVLDIAGFEIFEYNGFEQLCINFTNEKLQQFFNHHMFVLEQEEYKREGIDWAFIDFGMDLLACIDLIEKPMGILSILEEESMFPKATDQTFSEKLTNTHLGKSAPFQKPKPPKPGQQAAHFAIAHYAGCVSYNITGWLEKNKDPLNDTVVDQFKKSQNKLLIEIFADHAGQSGGGEQAKGGRGKKGGGFATVSSAYKEQLNSLMTTLRSTQPHFVRCIIPNEMKQPGVVDAHLVMHQLTCNGVLEGIRICRKGFPNRMMYPDFKMRYMILAPAIMAAEKVAKNAAGKCLEAVGLDPDMYRIGHTKVFFRAGVLGQMEEFRDERLGKIMSWMQAWARGYLSRKGFKKLQEQRVALKVVQRNLRKYLQLRTWPWYKLWQKVKPLLNVSRIEDEIARLEEKAKKAEELHAAEVKVRKELEALNAKLLAEKTALLDSLSGEKGALQDYQERNAKLTAQKNDLENQLRDIQERLTQEEDARNQLFQQKKKADQEISGLKKDIEDLELNVQKAEQDKATKDHQIRNLNDEIAHQDELINKLNKEKKMQGETNQKTGEELQAAEDKINHLNKVKAKLEQTLDELEDSLEREKKVRGDVEKSKRKVEGDLKLTQEAVADLERNKKELEQTIQRKDKELSSITAKLEDEQVVVLKHQRQIKELQARIEELEEEVEAERQARAKAEKQRADLARELEELGERLEEAGGATSAQIELNKKREAELSKLRRDLEEANIQHESTLANLRKKHNDAVAEMAEQVDQLNKLKAKAEKEKNEYYGQLNDLRAGVDHITNEKAAQEKIAKQLQHTLNEVQSKLDETNRTLNDFDASKKKLSIENSDLLRQLEEAESQVSQLSKIKISLTTQLEDTKRLADEESRERATLLGKFRNLEHDLDNLREQVEEEAEGKADLQRQLSKANAEAQVWRSKYESDGVARSEELEEAKRKLQARLAEAEETIESLNQKCIGLEKTKQRLSTEVEDLQLEVDRANAIANAAEKKQKAFDKIIGEWKLKVDDLAAELDASQKECRNYSTELFRLKGAYEEGQEQLEAVRRENKNLADEVKDLLDQIGEGGRNIHEIEKARKRLEAEKDELQAALEEAEAALEQEENKVLRAQLELSQVRQEIDRRIQEKEEEFENTRKNHQRALDSMQASLEAEAKGKAEALRMKKKLEADINELEIALDHANKANAEAQKNIKRYQQQLKDIQTALEEEQRARDDAREQLGISERRANALQNELEESRTLLEQADRGRRQAEQELADAHEQLNEVSAQNASISAAKRKLESELQTLHSDLDELLNEAKNSEEKAKKAMVDAARLADELRAEQDHAQTQEKLRKALEQQIKELQVRLDEAEANALKGGKKAIQKLEQRVRELENELDGEQRRHADAQKNLRKSERRVKELSFQSEEDRKNHERMQDLVDKLQQKIKTYKRQIEEAEEIAALNLAKFRKAQQELEEAEERADLAEQAISKFRAKGRAGSVGRGASPAPRATSVRPQFDGLAFPPRFDLAPENEF
- the LOC6732556 gene encoding myosin heavy chain, muscle isoform X27 translates to MPKPVANQEDEDPTPYLFVSLEQRRIDQSKPYDSKKSCWIPDEKEGYLLGEIKATKGDIVSVGLQGGEVRDIKSEKVEKVNPPKFEKIEDMADMTVLNTPCVLHNLRQRYYAKLIYTYSGLFCVAINPYKRYPVYTNRCAKMYRGKRRNEVPPHIFAISDGAYVDMLTNHVNQSMLITGESGAGKTENTKKVIAYFATVGASKKTDEAAKSKGSLEDQVVQTNPVLEAFGNAKTVRNDNSSRFGKFIRIHFGPTGKLAGADIETYLLEKARVISQQSLERSYHIFYQIMSGSVAGVKDICLLTDNIYDYHIVSQGKVTVASIDDAEEFSLTDQAFDILGFTKQEKEDVYRITAAVMHMGGMKFKQRGREEQAEQDGEEEGGRVSKLFGCDTAELYKNLLKPRIKVGNEFVTQGRNVQQVTNSIGALCKGVFDRLFKWLVKKCNETLDTQQKRQHFIGVLDIAGFEIFEYNGFEQLCINFTNEKLQQFFNHHMFVLEQEEYQREGIEWTFIDFGMDLQLCIDLIEKPMGILSILEEESMFPKATDQTFSEKLTNTHLGKSAPFQKPKPPKPGQQAAHFAIAHYAGCVSYNITGWLEKNKDPLNDTVVDQFKKSQNKLLIEIFADHAGQSGGGEQAKGGRGKKGGGFATVSSAYKEQLNSLMTTLRSTQPHFVRCIIPNEMKQPGVVDAHLVMHQLTCNGVLEGIRICRKGFPNRMMYPDFKMRYKIMCPKLLQGVEKDKKATEIIIKYIDLPEDQYRLGNTKVFFRAGVLGQMEEFRDERLGKIMSWMQAWARGYLSRKGFKKLQEQRVALKVVQRNLRKYLQLRTWPWYKLWQKVKPLLNVSRIEDEIARLEEKAKKAEELHAAEVKVRKELEALNAKLLAEKTALLDSLSGEKGALQDYQERNAKLTAQKNDLENQLRDIQERLTQEEDARNQLFQQKKKADQEISGLKKDIEDLELNVQKAEQDKATKDHQIRNLNDEIAHQDELINKLNKEKKMQGETNQKTGEELQAAEDKINHLNKVKAKLEQTLDELEDSLEREKKVRGDVEKSKRKVEGDLKLTQEAVADLERNKKELEQTIQRKDKELSSITAKLEDEQVVVLKHQRQIKELQARIEELEEEVEAERQARAKAEKQRADLARELEELGERLEEAGGATSAQIELNKKREAELSKLRRDLEEANIQHESTLANLRKKHNDAVAEMAEQVDQLNKLKAKAEKEKNEYYGQLNDLRAGVDHITNEKAAQEKIAKQLQHTLNEVQSKLDETNRTLNDFDASKKKLSIENSDLLRQLEEAESQVSQLSKIKISLTTQLEDTKRLADEESRERATLLGKFRNLEHDLDNLREQVEEEAEGKADLQRQLSKANAEAQVWRSKYESDGVARSEELEEAKRKLQARLAEAEETIESLNQKCIGLEKTKQRLSTEVEDLQLEVDRANAIANAAEKKQKAFDKIIGEWKLKVDDLAAELDASQKECRNYSTELFRLKGAYEEGQEQLEAVRRENKNLADEVKDLLDQIGEGGRNIHEIEKARKRLEAEKDELQAALEEAEAALEQEENKVLRAQLELSQVRQEIDRRIQEKEEEFENTRKNHQRALDSMQASLEAEAKGKAEALRMKKKLEADINELEIALDHANKANAEAQKNIKRYQQQLKDIQTALEEEQRARDDAREQLGISERRANALQNELEESRTLLEQADRGRRQAEQELADAHEQLNEVSAQNASISAAKRKLESELQTLHSDLDELLNEAKNSEEKAKKAMVDAARLADELRAEQDHAQTQEKLRKALEQQIKELQVRLDEAEANALKGGKKAIQKLEQRVRELENELDGEQRRHADAQKNLRKSERRVKELSFQSEEDRKNHERMQDLVDKLQQKIKTYKRQIEEAEEIAALNLAKFRKAQQELEEAEERADLAEQAISKFRAKGRAGSVGRGASPAPRATSVRPQFDGLAFPPRFDLAPENEF
- the LOC6732556 gene encoding myosin heavy chain, muscle isoform X25 — its product is MPKPVANQEDEDPTPYLFVSLEQRRIDQSKPYDSKKSCWIPDEKEGYLLGEIKATKGDIVSVGLQGGEVRDIKSEKVEKVNPPKFEKIEDMADMTVLNTPCVLHNLRQRYYAKLIYTYSGLFCVAINPYKRYPVYTNRCAKMYRGKRRNEVPPHIFAISDGAYVDMLTNHVNQSMLITGESGAGKTENTKKVIAYFATVGASKKTDEAAKSKGSLEDQVVQTNPVLEAFGNAKTVRNDNSSRFGKFIRIHFGPTGKLAGADIETYLLEKARVISQQSLERSYHIFYQIMSGSVAGVKEYCLLSNNIYDYRIVSQGKTTIPSVNDGEEWVAVDQAFDILGFTKQEKEDVYRITAAVMHMGGMKFKQRGREEQAEQDGEEEGGRVSKLFGCDTAELYKNLLKPRIKVGNEFVTQGRNVQQVTNSIGALCKGVFDRLFKWLVKKCNETLDTQQKRQHFIGVLDIAGFEIFEYNGFEQLCINFTNEKLQQFFNHHMFVLEQEEYKREGIDWAFIDFGMDLLACIDLIEKPMGILSILEEESMFPKATDQTFSEKLTNTHLGKSAPFQKPKPPKPGQQAAHFAIAHYAGCVSYNITGWLEKNKDPLNDTVVDQFKKSQNKLLIEIFADHAGQSGGGEQAKGGRGKKGGGFATVSSAYKEQLNSLMTTLRSTQPHFVRCIIPNEMKQPGVVDAHLVMHQLTCNGVLEGIRICRKGFPNRMMYPDFKMRYQILNPAGIVGVDDPKKCGSIILESTSLDPDMYRIGHTKVFFRAGVLGQMEEFRDERLGKIMSWMQAWARGYLSRKGFKKLQEQRVALKVVQRNLRKYLQLRTWPWYKLWQKVKPLLNVSRIEDEIARLEEKAKKAEELHAAEVKVRKELEALNAKLLAEKTALLDSLSGEKGALQDYQERNAKLTAQKNDLENQLRDIQERLTQEEDARNQLFQQKKKADQEISGLKKDIEDLELNVQKAEQDKATKDHQIRNLNDEIAHQDELINKLNKEKKMQGETNQKTGEELQAAEDKINHLNKVKAKLEQTLDELEDSLEREKKVRGDVEKSKRKVEGDLKLTQEAVADLERNKKELEQTIQRKDKELSSITAKLEDEQVVVLKHQRQIKELQARIEELEEEVEAERQARAKAEKQRADLARELEELGERLEEAGGATSAQIELNKKREAELSKLRRDLEEANIQHESTLANLRKKHNDAVAEMAEQVDQLNKLKAKAEKEKNEYYGQLNDLRAGVDHITNEKAAQEKIAKQLQHTLNEVQSKLDETNRTLNDFDASKKKLSIENSDLLRQLEEAESQVSQLSKIKISLTTQLEDTKRLADEESRERATLLGKFRNLEHDLDNLREQVEEEAEGKADLQRQLSKANAEAQVWRSKYESDGVARSEELEEAKRKLQARLAEAEETIESLNQKCIGLEKTKQRLSTEVEDLQLEVDRANAIANAAEKKQKAFDKIIGEWKLKVDDLAAELDASQKECRNYSTELFRLKGAYEEGQEQLEAVRRENKNLADEVKDLLDQIGEGGRNIHEIEKARKRLEAEKDELQAALEEAEAALEQEENKVLRAQLELSQVRQEIDRRIQEKEEEFENTRKNHQRALDSMQASLEAEAKGKAEALRMKKKLEADINELEIALDHANKANAEAQKNIKRYQQQLKDIQTALEEEQRARDDAREQLGISERRANALQNELEESRTLLEQADRGRRQAEQELADAHEQLNEVSAQNASISAAKRKLESELQTLHSDLDELLNEAKNSEEKAKKAMVDAARLADELRAEQDHAQTQEKLRKALEQQIKELQVRLDEAEANALKGGKKAIQKLEQRVRELENELDGEQRRHADAQKNLRKSERRVKELSFQSEEDRKNHERMQDLVDKLQQKIKTYKRQIEEAEEIAALNLAKFRKAQQELEEAEERADLAEQAISKFRAKGRAGSVGRGASPAPRATSVRPQFDGLAFPPRFDLAPENEF